Below is a window of Malus domestica chromosome 13, GDT2T_hap1 DNA.
GTAGTTCAGAGATAGCCAAGAAGCTTCTTGATCAGACAACAGCGATGGGTCTGTTGCTTGACTGTATATTTTACACTACAATAGTTGATCACCTATGTAAGAATGGGAAGATTGAAATGGCTTATAGTGTTTTCAGTGAAATGTTTGAGAAGGGAATCACCCCTGATGTGATTTCATATAATGCTCTCATTAACGGGCTGCTCAAGGCTTCTAAAGTGAGTGACGCTATGCATCTCTACGAGGAAATGCAGACTAGAGGGTGTAGTGCTGACGGGGTAACTTTTAAATTGATAATTGGAGGTCTCATAAGGGAGAATAAGCTGTCAGTCGCTTGTAGGGTATGGGATCAGATGATGGAAAAGGGCTTTACTCTTGATGGAGCTTTCTCCAAGACTCTGGTTAATGCCATCAATTCAAAAGATGCTGCATGAAAATGCTAAACGGTTAGTATATTATAGGAACCCTTGTAGTTTTTATGTTCATGTACCAATATATGTCAATACAGTTATACTGATTTTTGTAGTTCACGTTCAGTTGTATAAATTTTTTGGGTAACAAGTTGTGTAAGTTTTGGTGCTTATTATGGAACCTGTGATGCTACTGACCTGTTTTTATGTTAGATATGGTTTAGTGGTTCTAATGATTATGCTATCGTATTGTCTGGTCTATCACAGAGTCAATAGTAAGAGGCACTTGTTAGAGAGGATTTCACCTCATCAAGCCTGGTCTTGTTACCACCTTGTGCTCTTTCTGGCAAGCTACAAACAACTCAGGTACGAGCTTGTAGGATTGATTTATGTACATATATTGCCTTTTGATATGAAGATAAGTACAGGTATTCTGCTGTTTGTGAGTGTCGTCAAACAATATGCATGGGTGTGAATGAGGACGTGGGGGGAAGATAGACAAGGGAGCCATGGATGTTTAGCCTTTACATTGTGTGCTGAATAAGTGTAAAGATATCCTGGATATATTCCAGTGTTTATGACAATATATTTCACCGTCATTAAAAATTGACAGTGGCACTATCATAGTAGAAGGATGTGTCCATGTATGATTTGCCTCCCTAACTTGACGCATTCTGCTAAAAATGCCAAAAGGTACTTCAACCtactttgttcttttctttgtcCTGAGGGACAATAGATAATGCAAGCGGGCTTTGCAAGAACCAGACTACTTCAAGGTAATTGCTTACCTTTCCTCTCATTCTAGTTTTATCACTCCCAATTTGTCCAAGGAAGGTCAACTAAGGGGATGCCTAATGAAGATTTCAGAACTACATATTGATTCGGTATCCTTATTAATTTCTGGACTGATGAAGTCAACCTTTAATTATGGCTGAGTTCTTGGTCTTGATTACATGCCTAGCCTTAAGTGTTATTTACCAATATAGTTCTGAAGCAATCTAGAGTTTTGATTCTCGTTTTCATTTTTGAAGTAAGATGAGATGATGTAAGCAATCTAGAGTTCAGATTCTCGTTCCCtttgttctttattttcttaGGGTGCACCGTGACCCTCTTGTGCTTATAGATGACATGCAGAGGCTGCAGATAATTTTTACGAATGCTAATGTGAGAGCACTATTAGTTTGGGCGTGAAAATGCTGAAGTACGGCTTCTTATTCGAAATGCAGTGAGTGTCGGACCTTCTGCTCCTTATCCTTCCCTCTTTTTCTTACTTGGGTTGGATGTTATTCTAGAAGATTTAAGAATGATGGCATTTGTACTTTTCCTTCGCATGTAGGGATTAGCAGAGAGAACAACCAAAAATTTCGGCCGTGTCCTCGTGAAGAAAAGCGGAATAAAGAAGCTTGGGCATCCTTGCCTTGCTGGAGTCTTGAGGATGGAAGAAAGCAACGAGAACTTCCAAGGAATCACTACTAGTTTTCACAGTTACAACACACCTGCTGACCGGGACTCCGAGTCACATCACAACATCATTCGGTAACGATTAAAGATGTTCTCTGTTCATGAACAAGTTAGTGTTGAGTGGTATATTTGGCAGAGAGAGTGTTTATATCCAGTTGAAGTCTGTATCTTCTGTAGCATTTAGCTTTAGGCAAGCTGGGTAtcaggggtaaatatgtaaattGGATGCCACTCTAAAATACTCAGAACTCGGAAGCACATACAGAAAAAGTTGTCACGGAAGATGACTTGCGTCCCACGCTTAGCTACATTTTGATTCTTTgccttttcaaaaaaaaataatccttgAAGTTTTCTTCAAGTCATTCTCTAACACCAGCTCCTTCCTTACTATTTTATTCTGCATCCACTCTATCCTTCACTTGTTCATTTCTCAGTACTACTCTGTGCCGCCATGTCTCACCGTGGTGACACCAACCCCCATTTTGTCCGGCCATATCCGTCACAATATCCAGAACAACTTCCCCAAACATCCCCACACAGTTCATCGGTGCCACTCCCACATCACCCTGGGCAGCACCCTGAGCAGCCCAACCTCAGACCACAATGGCCTGGACCGCATCCCCCCGAACAACAAGTTGAGCCAGGAACAAGACAATTACAGCCACCCCGCCGGCCCCGGTCTAAGCATCCGGCGGGTCATTTGGTGTCATTTCATCCAAACCTTGAAGAACATCCTCCTCGGACAGACCAGCAAACCCCCCACCTTGATCATGAAGACCAACAGCCTCGGACAAAACATCCAGGCCAGAAAACCCATGTGGCTGGCCCATACGATGATCATGAAGGAGAACAGCGTCCTCTGAAAAAGCATCAAGGCCAGAAAACCCCCCCTATAGTTCCAATGGTGCCAGCCCCGCATCATGATCGCGAAGACGAGCAACATCGTCGGCCATACCCACAAGGGCAGCCGCATGGCCGGCATACTCGCCAACAGGGCTTGCACGCACCACGGCCTAAAAAAACCAATGTCCTCGCATGGTCAGGAGCCATTTGCTGTGCAATTTTTTGGGTTCTCGTTATCTTAACCGGCCTAGTGGTTCTCATAGTCTATCTTGTTTTTCGTCCCCGGACTCCGAAATTCGACGTCTCTTCCGCCACACTAAACGCAGCGTATCTTGACATGGGATATCTTCTCAATGCCGACGTTACAGTGCTGGCAAACTTCACCAACCCAAACAAGAAGGTCAGCGTTGACTTTAGCAACCTGATCATTGATCTTTATTACGGAAATACCCGCGTTGCTACGCAGTACATAGAACCCTTCTCTGCACAGAGGCGTCAGTCCATGTTCGCAAATGTTCATATGGTGGCTAGCCAGGTTCGTCTCGGTGTGCTGGAAAGCATAAGGCTCAAGAAGGAGATGGAGACCGATCGGGCCAGATTTGAGGTCAAGGGGTATTTCCGAGCACGAGCTAACTTCGGAAACATCCTCCGGTACTCCTACTGGTTGCACGGGGACTGCCAAGTTGTGCTCACTAGACCTCCTGATGGAGTTCTG
It encodes the following:
- the LOC103452387 gene encoding NDR1/HIN1-like protein 13 — protein: MSHRGDTNPHFVRPYPSQYPEQLPQTSPHSSSVPLPHHPGQHPEQPNLRPQWPGPHPPEQQVEPGTRQLQPPRRPRSKHPAGHLVSFHPNLEEHPPRTDQQTPHLDHEDQQPRTKHPGQKTHVAGPYDDHEGEQRPLKKHQGQKTPPIVPMVPAPHHDREDEQHRRPYPQGQPHGRHTRQQGLHAPRPKKTNVLAWSGAICCAIFWVLVILTGLVVLIVYLVFRPRTPKFDVSSATLNAAYLDMGYLLNADVTVLANFTNPNKKVSVDFSNLIIDLYYGNTRVATQYIEPFSAQRRQSMFANVHMVASQVRLGVLESIRLKKEMETDRARFEVKGYFRARANFGNILRYSYWLHGDCQVVLTRPPDGVLVARKCKTKQ